In a genomic window of Streptomyces koelreuteriae:
- a CDS encoding hemolysin family protein gives MTTPLLLLAAAFLLILANGFFVAAEFGLVTVERPEAEKAAAEGDRRAHRVVESLKELSFQLSGTQLGITITSLVVGMLAEPALAELLHGPFTSIGIPEGAVSGVTVVVGMLLASAVQMVIGELLPKNWAVSRPLQVARFVAGPQHVFARLFRPVIAGLNAVANRLVRALGIEPTEELASARTPGELVSLARHSARAGALEQDTADLFVRTLSLGELTAQHVMTPRVKVSALQSSATAEDVVNLTRATGLSRFPVYREKIDEVVGMVHLKDALAVSVRDRLRTPVGRIARPALLVPETLPVRPLLARLRSEQPIAVVVDEYGGTAGVVTLEDIVEEIVGEVRDEHDGHDLPELASAPPEDGRPAWDADGSCRVDILRRIGLDVPEGPYETVAGLIADLLGRIPAVGDSAELPGWRLSVRQVGHYRAERVRLVRTAPVAALVEAVR, from the coding sequence ATGACCACCCCCTTGCTGCTCCTGGCAGCCGCGTTCCTGCTGATTCTCGCCAACGGATTCTTCGTGGCGGCCGAGTTCGGACTCGTGACGGTCGAGCGGCCCGAGGCCGAGAAGGCCGCCGCCGAGGGCGACCGGCGCGCCCACCGCGTCGTGGAATCGCTCAAGGAACTGTCCTTCCAGCTCTCCGGCACCCAGCTCGGCATCACCATCACCTCCCTCGTCGTCGGCATGCTCGCCGAACCGGCGCTCGCGGAGCTGCTGCACGGCCCGTTCACCTCGATCGGCATCCCCGAGGGAGCCGTCTCCGGTGTCACGGTCGTCGTCGGCATGCTGCTGGCCTCCGCCGTGCAGATGGTGATCGGCGAACTCCTGCCCAAGAACTGGGCCGTGTCCAGGCCGCTTCAGGTCGCGCGCTTCGTCGCCGGCCCGCAGCATGTCTTCGCCCGGCTCTTCCGCCCGGTCATCGCCGGCCTCAACGCCGTCGCGAACCGGCTCGTCCGCGCCCTGGGCATCGAGCCCACCGAGGAGCTGGCCTCCGCCCGCACCCCCGGCGAACTCGTCTCCCTGGCCCGGCACTCGGCGCGGGCCGGCGCCCTGGAACAGGACACGGCCGACCTCTTCGTCAGAACCCTGTCGCTGGGCGAGCTGACCGCGCAGCACGTGATGACGCCGCGCGTGAAGGTCAGCGCCCTGCAGTCCTCGGCGACCGCCGAGGACGTGGTCAATCTGACCCGCGCCACGGGCCTGTCCCGCTTCCCCGTCTACCGGGAGAAGATCGACGAGGTGGTGGGCATGGTCCACCTCAAGGACGCCCTGGCCGTGTCCGTGCGGGACCGGCTGCGCACCCCCGTGGGCCGCATCGCCCGCCCGGCGCTGCTCGTCCCCGAGACCCTGCCCGTACGGCCGCTGCTGGCCCGCCTGCGCAGCGAGCAGCCCATCGCGGTCGTCGTCGACGAGTACGGCGGCACGGCCGGCGTCGTCACGCTGGAGGACATCGTCGAGGAGATCGTCGGCGAGGTCCGCGACGAGCACGACGGACACGACCTGCCCGAACTGGCCTCCGCACCGCCGGAGGACGGCAGGCCCGCCTGGGACGCCGACGGCAGCTGCCGGGTCGACATCCTGCGGCGCATAGGCCTCGACGTGCCGGAAGGCCCGTACGAGACGGTCGCGGGCCTGATCGCCGATCTGCTGGGCCGTATCCCGGCCGTCGGCGACAGCGCGGAACTGCCCGGCTGGCGGCTGTCGGTGCGCCAGGTCGGCCACTACCGCGCGGAGCGGGTCCGGCTCGTGCGGACGGCCCCGGTGGCAGCCCTGGTGGAGGCCGTCCGATGA
- a CDS encoding hemolysin family protein — MSVLQLLFAALLVLANGFFVGAEFALVSVRRSQIEPLGTARARQVLYGLERLPQMMAAAQFGITICSLTLGAVAEPTVAHLLEPVFEWVHLPHGMIHPLTYVIALAAVVFFHLVIGEMVPKNLAMAAPEKAALWLSPGLVWFARFCKPITAALGAVSQGILRLFHVEPKDEVEAVFTSEQLNRLVEDAGQAGLLDPEEAERLEDALELGSRPVTDVLLKRESLVTVSPSVTPGRIVELTARTGYSRFPVAAETGAFMGYLHVKDVLDLEHSDRAVPQQLWRPMTTLRSELPLDDALTVMRRAATHLAQVADGSGKVLGLVALEDVLELLVGEVRDPAHRQVREVRLTEPRSGEEVLAT, encoded by the coding sequence ATGAGCGTGCTCCAACTTCTCTTCGCCGCGCTGCTCGTGCTCGCCAACGGCTTCTTCGTCGGTGCCGAGTTCGCGCTGGTCTCCGTACGCCGCAGCCAGATCGAACCGCTCGGCACCGCACGTGCCCGGCAGGTCCTCTACGGCCTGGAGCGGCTGCCCCAGATGATGGCGGCGGCCCAGTTCGGCATCACGATCTGCTCCCTCACCCTGGGCGCGGTCGCCGAGCCGACCGTCGCGCATCTGCTGGAGCCGGTCTTCGAGTGGGTGCACCTGCCGCACGGCATGATCCACCCGCTGACCTACGTCATCGCCCTCGCCGCGGTGGTCTTCTTCCACCTCGTCATCGGCGAGATGGTCCCGAAGAACCTGGCGATGGCGGCCCCCGAGAAGGCCGCGCTGTGGCTCAGCCCCGGCCTGGTCTGGTTCGCCCGCTTCTGCAAGCCGATCACCGCCGCTCTCGGCGCGGTCTCGCAGGGCATCCTGCGGCTCTTCCACGTCGAGCCCAAGGACGAGGTCGAGGCCGTCTTCACCAGTGAGCAGCTCAACCGGCTGGTGGAGGACGCCGGCCAGGCGGGCCTGCTCGACCCCGAGGAGGCCGAACGCCTGGAGGACGCCCTGGAGCTGGGCTCGCGCCCGGTGACGGACGTCCTGCTGAAGCGCGAGTCCCTGGTGACGGTCAGTCCGTCCGTCACCCCCGGGCGCATCGTCGAGCTCACGGCCCGGACCGGGTACTCACGGTTCCCGGTCGCTGCGGAGACCGGCGCGTTCATGGGCTATCTCCATGTGAAGGACGTCCTGGACCTGGAGCACTCCGACCGGGCCGTGCCGCAGCAGTTGTGGCGGCCCATGACGACCCTGCGGTCCGAGCTGCCGCTGGACGACGCGCTGACGGTGATGCGTCGGGCCGCGACGCACCTGGCGCAGGTGGCCGACGGGTCGGGGAAGGTCCTGGGGCTTGTTGCCCTGGAGGACGTACTGGAGCTGCTGGTGGGGGAGGTGCGGGATCCCGCGCATCGCCAGGTGCGCGAGGTACGGCTGACCGAGCCGAGGTCCGGCGAGGAAGTGCTGGCGACGTAG
- a CDS encoding AAA family ATPase: MDFGTQGPQAPADLAWLRGVDAYTMGAYPQAEEEFRAAVAMDPGMADGWLGLHALRVDTTTALLRMFRHRDRFGEQRSRYRRTLNSWYWLGWWVQPVLESPRDLLLAHASHWLDGRHVPELDRALAGLPPVDTDAQVRFLHACRAYLVKDWEQLVRHTDPLVDDPMLGIEAGLFGGMARVRLEMYGQAEPLLSAALMRCRSEQPQRKELRYWLARAHEGTGRSAAALPLYRAVHRVDPAFMDTSARLAAIAEGDGYDDSTDLAAITLPGLGQDAVDGPDGFDPLFGTEGRDLRLPDLEPPASAPLPPVSDPAVREKFSPAPSLPAGPTDPALLEEALAELERMVGLEPVKRQVKALSAQLNMARLRAGQGLPVQPPKRHFVFSGPSGTGKTTVARILGRVFYALGLLGGDHLVEAQRADLVGEYLGQTAVKANELIDSALGGVLFVDEAYSLSNSGYGKGDAYGDEALQVLLKRAEDNRDHLVVILAGYPEGMDRLLAANPGLSSRFTSRVDFPSYRPLELTEIGKVLAAENGDLWDEEALDELRSIAGHVVDQGWIDELGNGRFLRTLYEKSCAYRDLRLSVYPGVLGREDLATLRLPDLMQAYGEVLSGRGPQAPPGL; this comes from the coding sequence ATGGACTTCGGCACGCAGGGCCCGCAGGCCCCGGCCGACCTCGCCTGGCTGCGAGGCGTCGATGCCTACACCATGGGCGCCTATCCGCAGGCGGAGGAGGAGTTCCGCGCCGCCGTGGCGATGGACCCCGGAATGGCCGACGGCTGGCTCGGGCTGCACGCGCTGCGCGTCGACACGACGACCGCGCTGCTCAGGATGTTCCGGCACCGGGACCGCTTCGGGGAGCAGCGCTCCCGCTATCGCCGCACCCTCAACTCCTGGTACTGGTTGGGCTGGTGGGTGCAGCCCGTGCTGGAGAGCCCCCGCGACCTGCTGCTCGCGCACGCCTCGCACTGGCTGGACGGCCGCCATGTCCCCGAGCTGGACCGGGCCCTCGCCGGGCTGCCGCCGGTGGACACCGACGCCCAGGTCCGCTTTCTGCACGCCTGCCGCGCCTATCTGGTCAAGGACTGGGAGCAGCTGGTCCGCCACACCGACCCGCTCGTCGACGACCCGATGCTCGGCATCGAGGCGGGGCTCTTCGGCGGCATGGCCCGGGTCCGTCTGGAGATGTACGGCCAGGCCGAACCGCTGCTGTCCGCCGCGCTGATGCGCTGCCGCAGCGAGCAGCCCCAGCGCAAGGAGCTGCGCTACTGGCTGGCCCGGGCGCACGAGGGCACCGGCCGCAGCGCCGCGGCCCTCCCCCTCTACCGGGCCGTGCACCGCGTCGACCCGGCCTTCATGGACACCTCGGCCCGGCTCGCCGCGATCGCCGAGGGCGACGGGTACGACGACTCCACCGACCTCGCGGCGATCACGCTGCCGGGCCTCGGCCAGGACGCCGTGGACGGGCCGGACGGATTCGACCCGCTCTTCGGCACCGAGGGCCGTGACCTCAGGCTGCCCGACCTGGAGCCGCCTGCCTCCGCTCCCCTGCCGCCGGTGTCGGACCCGGCCGTGCGCGAGAAGTTCTCCCCGGCACCGTCCCTTCCGGCCGGGCCCACCGATCCGGCCTTACTGGAGGAGGCCCTCGCCGAGCTGGAGCGCATGGTGGGTCTGGAGCCGGTGAAGCGCCAGGTCAAGGCCCTGTCGGCGCAGCTGAACATGGCCCGGCTGCGGGCCGGTCAGGGTCTGCCGGTCCAGCCGCCGAAGCGGCATTTCGTCTTCTCCGGCCCCTCCGGCACCGGCAAGACCACGGTCGCCCGGATCCTCGGCCGCGTCTTCTACGCCCTCGGGCTGCTCGGCGGCGACCATCTCGTGGAGGCCCAGCGGGCCGACCTGGTCGGCGAGTACCTCGGGCAGACGGCGGTGAAGGCCAACGAGCTGATCGACTCGGCCCTCGGCGGCGTCCTCTTCGTCGACGAGGCGTACTCGCTGTCCAACTCGGGCTACGGCAAGGGCGACGCGTACGGCGACGAGGCGCTCCAGGTGCTGCTGAAGCGAGCCGAGGACAACCGCGACCATCTCGTGGTGATCCTGGCCGGCTACCCGGAGGGCATGGACCGCCTGCTCGCCGCGAACCCCGGGCTGTCCTCCCGCTTCACCTCCCGCGTCGACTTCCCCTCCTACCGTCCCCTCGAACTCACCGAGATCGGCAAGGTGCTCGCCGCGGAGAACGGCGACCTGTGGGACGAGGAGGCCCTCGACGAGCTGCGGTCCATCGCCGGGCATGTGGTCGACCAGGGGTGGATCGACGAACTGGGCAACGGGCGGTTCCTGCGGACGCTGTACGAGAAGAGCTGCGCGTACCGGGATCTGCGGTTGTCCGTGTATCCCGGGGTGCTGGGCAGGGAGGATCTGGCGACGTTGCGGCTGCCGGATCTGATGCAGGCGTACGGAGAGGTGCTGTCCGGGCGGGGCCCGCAGGCTCCGCCCGGACTGTGA
- a CDS encoding uridine kinase family protein, with protein sequence MNPSFRPAPGPAVRDLASRIRRLSPSCGPVRLVGVDGHAGSGKSTFAEQLAGALDGAPVLRLDDIASHDELFDWTGRLLDQVIEPLTDGRTAHYAPYDWRARRFGPPLPLPPAPVILVEGVGAGRRALRPHLALLLWMELPREEAWARGRSRDGEEQREFWDGWVPAERRHFADDPSRPFADLLVRQGEKGYEVFQGPAGTTGPDQFLTHGDGPPAVC encoded by the coding sequence ATGAATCCGTCCTTCCGCCCCGCACCGGGACCCGCCGTCCGCGACCTGGCCTCCCGGATCCGCCGCCTCTCCCCCTCCTGCGGCCCGGTCCGTCTCGTCGGCGTCGACGGCCACGCCGGATCCGGGAAGAGCACGTTCGCCGAGCAGTTGGCCGGGGCGCTCGACGGCGCGCCGGTGCTGCGCCTCGACGACATCGCCAGCCACGACGAACTGTTCGACTGGACCGGACGGCTGCTGGACCAGGTGATCGAACCGCTGACCGACGGCCGGACCGCGCACTACGCCCCCTACGACTGGCGGGCCCGCCGCTTCGGCCCACCGCTCCCCCTGCCGCCCGCACCGGTGATCCTCGTCGAGGGCGTCGGCGCGGGACGCCGGGCGCTGCGGCCGCATCTGGCCCTGCTGCTGTGGATGGAACTGCCGCGCGAGGAGGCCTGGGCCCGGGGGCGGTCGCGGGACGGGGAGGAACAGCGGGAGTTCTGGGACGGATGGGTCCCGGCGGAGCGCCGCCATTTCGCCGACGATCCCTCGCGGCCCTTCGCCGATCTCCTGGTACGGCAGGGAGAGAAGGGGTACGAGGTGTTCCAGGGGCCCGCTGGGACCACTGGACCGGACCAGTTCCTCACGCACGGTGACGGGCCGCCAGCAGTGTGCTGA